Proteins encoded together in one Quercus lobata isolate SW786 chromosome 3, ValleyOak3.0 Primary Assembly, whole genome shotgun sequence window:
- the LOC115982014 gene encoding uncharacterized protein LOC115982014 yields the protein MVGFKYYIKETDWLSALLHCKFFGSCSDHQELRKNEKNVFCIDCSIGCCRHCIKDDDHCFHRQLQICKYLFNDVVRLQEMQKHLDCSKIQTYKINGKKAVHLNPRHRSKDARPSTKSKFGGTCEGCGRYIQDLPNRFCSIACKVSVVAVKLKDQSHNLIPDPIPEIDMSFKENSYEDTDVNELESSISVADSSEERAWVSSFLKPRKVLHKRKGIPHRAPLC from the exons ATG GTAGGATTCAAGTATTACATAAAAGAAACAGACTGGCTTAGTGCTCTTTTGCATTGCAAATTCTTTGGTTCTTGTAGTGATCATCAAGAGCTtcggaaaaatgaaaagaatgtgTTTTGCATCGACTGTAGTATTGGGTGTTGTAGACATTGTATAAAGGATGATGATCATTGCTTCCACCGGCAGCTACAGATCTGCAAATATCTCTTCAATGATGTCGTCCGCCTTCAAGAAATGCAGAAGCATCTTGACTGCTCTAAAATTCAG ACATATAAAATCAATGGTAAAAAAGCTGTGCATCTCAATCCTCGGCATCGATCCAAAGATGCAAGACCTTCAACTAAATCAAAGTTTGGTGGTACTTGTGAAGGATGTGGGAGATACATACAAGACCTTCCTAATCGCTTCTGCTCCATTGCTTGCAAG GTCTCAGTGGTAGCAGTGAAGCTTAAGGATCAAAGCCATAACTTGATTCCTGACCCAATTCCAGAAATTGATATGTCTTTTAAGGAAAACTCTTACGAAGATACAGATGTGAATGAACTGGAATCATCAATCTCTGTTGCTGATTCATCTGAGGAGAGGGCTTGGGTAAGTTCATTCTTGAAGCCAAGGAAAGTATTGCACAAGAGGAAAGGCATACCTCATAGGGCTCCTCTTTGTTGA
- the LOC115981649 gene encoding protein POLLEN DEFECTIVE IN GUIDANCE 1 isoform X3: MALRSDDRKLSFEVLSQSMSFEEDESLFFYRSNSDPIQNGVVVQSKPNPNRKKRKHRRKKPIHSESSIREDPIAEATLDPETSRTNGLESNCTHSYSVESSSVCTVVTEPDFQNVRGEGFNLGELRQRSVSISGASDDAASRVGGDNEKVKEKEREKEEEESGVEVSSAVKQRAEPNGSVGSKKLETEKSLDWKRLMADDPNLSFTVDKSPLKYFMEEMYNGNALRNTTTIGNEVERERVYDTIFRLPWRCELLIDVGFFVCLDSFLSLLTIMPTRIVMTLWRLLRTRWLIYASCQLSYGTLARGLLAHKQFKMWSAAELSDFGCFLIIACGVTLLQRTDISLIYHMIRGQGTIKLYVVYNVLEIFDRLCQNFNGDVLQTLFNSTEGLASSPPENRRLWVWRFIFDEALAMGASIVHSFILLAQAITLSTVIVAHNNALLALLVSNNFAEIKSNVFKRFSKDNIHGLVYFDSVERFHISAFMLFVLAQNILEAEGPWFESFVSNALMVFICEMAIDIIKHSFIAKFNDIKPTVYSEFLEDLCKQLKKDQHLSEGQCGFDPSILPLHLIKPCQVIH; the protein is encoded by the exons ATGGCGCTGAGATCCGACGATAGAAAATTGTCTTTCGAGGTTCTGAGCCAAAGCATGTCTTTCGAAGAAGACGAATCCTTATTCTTCTACCGCTCAAACTCAGATCCAATCCAAAACGGCGTCGTCGTCCAATCCAAGCCCAATCCCAATCGCAAGAAACGGAAACACAGGCGAAAGAAACCGATCCACTCCGAGTCCTCCATTCGCGAAGATCCGATCGCCGAAGCAACACTCGATCCCGAAACGAGCCGCACCAATGGATTGGAATCGAACTGCACGCACAGTTACAGCGTCGAGAGCAGTAGCGTGTGTACTGTGGTCACGGAGCCGGATTTCCAGAATGTGCGCGGCGAGGGGTTCAATTTGGGGGAGCTGCGGCAGAGGAGCGTCAGCATCAGCGGCGCCAGTGACGACGCGGCGTCGCGGGTTGGGGGAGACAATGAGAAGGTgaaggagaaggagagagagaaggaggaggaggagagcgGCGTAGAAGTGAGCTCCGCCGTGAAGCAACGGGCCGAGCCGAACGGGAGTGTCGGTTCCAAGAAGTTAGAGACTGAGAAGTCATTGGATTGGAAGCGGCTAATGGCGGATGATCCCAATT TGTCGTTTACGGTGGATAAGTCACCGTTGAAGTACTTCATGGAAGAAATGTACAATGGCAATGCGTTACGGAACACGACGACTATTGGAAATGAGGTAGAGCGCGAGAGAGTTTACGATACTATCTTCCGCCTGCCTTGGAGATGTGAATTG CTTATAGATGTTGGCTTCTTTGTCTGCCTCGATTCATTTCTATCCCTATTAACTATCATGCCGACAAGGATTGTAATGACCTTATGGAGGCTCCTACGCACAAG GTGGTTGATATATGCTTCTTGTCAGCTGAGCTATGGAACTTTAGCTAGAGGACTATTAGCACATAA GCAGTTCAAGATGTGGTCTGCAGCAGAACTGTCTGATTTTGGCTGTTTTCTTATAATTGCCTGTGGAGTCACTCTTTTGCAGCGAACAG ATATCAGCTTAATATATCACATGATTCGTGGTCAAGGAACAATCAAATTATATGTGGTGTACAATGTTTTAGAG aTATTTGATAGACTATGCCAAAATTTTAATGGGGATGTGTTGCAAACTTTATTTAATTCGACGGAAGGACTAGCTAGTTCTCCACCTGAAAACCGGAGATTATGGGTGTGGAGATTCATTTTTGATGAAGCTTTAGCCATGGGTGCTTCAA TTGTTCATTCTTTCATATTGCTAGCTCAGGCAATTACTTTATCTACAGTTATCGTTGCTCACAATAATGCCTTGCTTGCTTTATTGGTGTCCAATAACTTTGCCGAGATAAAAAGTAATGTGTTTAAGCGTTTTAGCAAGGATAACATTCACGGTCTGGTATACTTTG ATTCAGTAGAGAGATTTCACATTTCGGCATTCATGTTATTCGTTTTGGctcaaaatattttggaggCTGAGGGTCCCTGGTTTGAAAGTTTTGTTTCT AACGCACTCATGGTTTTCATCTGTGAAATGGCTATTGATATCATAAAACATTCATTCATTGCCAAATTCAATGACATAAAGCCTACTGTATATTCTGAGTTCCTTGAAGACCTATGCAAGCAG CTCAAGAAAGATCAGCATCTCTCGGAAGGACAATGTGGATTTGACCCATCGATTCTGCCCCTGCATTTGATCAAACCCTGCCAAGTGATCCACTGA